A stretch of DNA from Microbacterium sp. LWS13-1.2:
GCGGCAGACACGAGCTGATTGTTGCGTCGACCCACGACCAGCCACAGTCCGGTCGCCGGCTCTCGACCGTCGTTCGAGAACATGTGCGGCCGAGCCGAATCGAAGTGCAGAGAGTCTCCGGGCCCGATCACGTGCGTGTCGAACTCTACTCGGAGCGTGATCGCCCCGGACAGCATGTAGGCGTATTCGACGCCAACGTGGCGCATCAAGCGCCCTTCGAGAGAACTGGACGCGCCTGGCTGATACGTAACCAACATCACGTCGGCAGGGCCGTTCCCTCCCATGGCGAGACGCTCCCAGCGCACTCCGTTTTCCATCTCGATCACCGGATTCTCTCCGCGTCGCTGAAGATCTAGTTGCGGCGTGATCTGCGGGGCGGACGGACCACGCTCTGCCTCCAGACCCAGCAGGTCGTCGACCGAGATGGACATGAGGCTCGCTAGCGCATAGAGGGTGGTAACCGAAGGCTGGGTCTTGCCGGTCTCGACCTGAGAGATCAGACTTGCGGAGACTCCCAAAGACTGGGCGACACTGCGAAGACTCAGACCGCGGGACTGTCGCTCGTGCCGCAACCGGGCGCCGATCTCGTTCGCCGTCGACATATTTCAGCATCTCCGCGGGTGTCATCGCTTACCCGCCCCACAGTACCCCGATGCGGGCAACATTGTGCAGCTTGACTACACGCGATGCGGGCCGCGTCGCGCACGATCAGTTTCACGACCGCCGCGCCAGCTCGGCAGACGGGCGGTCGGATCTCGCCGCGCTCTTCCTCCGGCTGATGGCAGAATGGACTGATGCCTGATGCTCCGTTGCCAGAGACCGCTCTCGCCTTCCTCCGCAAGCCGAACCCGGCCGTCATGGCGACGGTCACGGCGAACGGTCGCCCCGTATCGGTAGCGACGTGGTACCTCGTCGAAGACGACGGACTCCTCATGCTGTGCATGAACGCAGACCGCGCCCGCCTCAAGCACCTTCAGAACAACGGCCACGTGTCGCTGACTGTGCTCGCAGCGGACGACTTCGGCACGCACATGTCTGTCCAAGGACACGTCGTGTCGATCAAGCCCGACGAGGGACTTGCCGACATTGATCGACTCTCTCGGCATTTCCTCGGCAAGGACTACCCTGCCAGGGAGAGCCCGCTCGTGACGGTCCACGTAGCGATCGATCGATGGTTCGGTTGGTCCGGAGGCCGTCCCCTTCAGTACTGACCACGGTCGACCGGCTGGTGCGTCAGCTCGGCATCTACGGCGTCATCCGCGGCATCCGCGTACGGACGACAGTGCCGGACCGAGGCGCGGTCAGAGCGCCGGAGCTGCTGGGCCGCGAGTTCACGCGCCGGCACCTAACCAACGCTTTGGCGGTCGGCTCAGAAAGACCCCAGCCGCCAGCGCATAGCTCCACGGGATGCGCTCCTGCTCGAGCCGAATGTTACCGCCGGCGCTCAGCGACTGGAGCGTCGCGCGCTCTCCGGGTGTGAGCAGCTCGAACACACCGACGTTCGGTTCTGGATCGAGCCCCCAGAGGTCGCGGTGGTCGAATAGGGTCTCGGCATCCATCAACGCCGAGGTCGCCTCCACTCCCCTGGCTCGAAGTCGGT
This window harbors:
- a CDS encoding cupin domain-containing protein, which produces MSTANEIGARLRHERQSRGLSLRSVAQSLGVSASLISQVETGKTQPSVTTLYALASLMSISVDDLLGLEAERGPSAPQITPQLDLQRRGENPVIEMENGVRWERLAMGGNGPADVMLVTYQPGASSSLEGRLMRHVGVEYAYMLSGAITLRVEFDTHVIGPGDSLHFDSARPHMFSNDGREPATGLWLVVGRRNNQLVSAANGRNSPTPSAPSHVEVLKRLDTVGSSDLSSIAQQSQQTVRPHTPVS
- a CDS encoding Wadjet anti-phage system protein JetD domain-containing protein, with translation MCLNRLRARGVEATSALMDAETLFDHRDLWGLDPEPNVGVFELLTPGERATLQSLSAGGNIRLEQERIPWSYALAAGVFLSRPPKRWLGAGA
- a CDS encoding pyridoxamine 5'-phosphate oxidase family protein, which encodes MPDAPLPETALAFLRKPNPAVMATVTANGRPVSVATWYLVEDDGLLMLCMNADRARLKHLQNNGHVSLTVLAADDFGTHMSVQGHVVSIKPDEGLADIDRLSRHFLGKDYPARESPLVTVHVAIDRWFGWSGGRPLQY